DNA sequence from the Coturnix japonica isolate 7356 chromosome 3, Coturnix japonica 2.1, whole genome shotgun sequence genome:
CTGTACCAAGTTAAGAAAGCAGTGAGAGTGAAGACAGGGTTCCTTAAGGATGCACACAGAGTATGTCacacagtaaaatgaaaacagtgaaactgaACACATGCAATGCTTCAAGACTTTATTGTTGCTGTAGAGTAATTGATACATGGTTAAAATACCCTAATATAATCAATGAACTTTGAAAACTAAGGCTTTCTGTAGGTTTGTAGTATCCTggcattttctttcaaacaatGTACATATAAAATCAAGTTATAAAAACACTCATCTTTTTAAACAACAGAGACGTATGCAATGCACAGAGTTAGAAACTACATTTCATATGATCAAGACAACACCTCACAGACCAGCTCGGAGCCCTGCAGCTTTAAACACAAGAGAAACGTCTTGGCTTGATGTTCTGTTAGCCAGATGAGTTTCAGGACGAACATAGATTGGAGGACTTCTACTCTCAGCTtggagcaaagagaaagaaacccACAGTGCAGATGAGGAAACATCAAGAAAAGCAAGTCATGTTTCTCAAACAACATCAGGAAGACAGCAGAGATGGAGGCCCAATAGCAGGAGCAGTTGTGGCTGAACAACACGCTCTGTCTACTGGGACTGCGAGAGGACATAAGCCATGAGAAACTGGGCTAATCAGTAAGATAAGCCTTGGTGCCAATATGAGGCCCACAAAAGGTAGGTGTGTTTGATTCCTGGTGTACTAGCACCTTTAATCTGACAGCATTGAAAACACTTCAAGTGATTTACCCAGCATGTCTTACTAAGTGGAGTCTGAATATGGAAACAGTGAATAAGAACAAAGTATTCTCCTCGAAATACGCGCATTAAAACCTTTTGAGTAAATGCTCATTTTGACCAAATAGGAATAGAGCACACACAGAAGGATCTTCCTCATCACTTTAACGACTTCTTAAAcacaaaagctgtgctttttgtCTTGCATTTCTACTTGAAAACTCCTGCCTGGCTCAAAGTCAACATCCTTCCCTGTGAGGAAGATTCCTTGCTGACCATGGGCTCCCTTACTTTATGCAGCCACTTCTAAGGCTGTTGGTGTGGCCCAACCGTGGCTACTCCTGGTGCaaaagcacagccacagccacagcctcaAAGCCTTTGAGTCTCCTCTGCTTATCTAtgaatgctgattttattttttcccttgtggtGACTGTTATGTGGACATATGCACCAAAGCAGAGCATTGAGGGAAAAACACCAGCTATGCAGATCTAGGCTTTGTGTAAACGCCTTTGATATCACAAAATTACATGAAGGAACGTCGCCGTGCCACAGAAGAactgcaacaaaacaacagtttttAGGGACTCcaatataaatatgaaaaatcaTTTAGAAACATAACCCTAAATataaatctgcttttatttaagaaaaaaaggattaaaaaaattagaataaaaCCGATGGCTTCAAGTACTTTCCGCATAATAAAACAGTTATTATAAGCACGGGTTAAAAAATACTTGTCACCTTGTGAGGGACAGTCGGATAGAGGCTGGTGATTCATTCAGAGAATGGCCTTTGATACCAACACATGAGGCAACATGTGTGGAGTTGGAGAAGAAACTAATGTAGCTACAGTGCCGACCCAGTGCTCCAGATAGGCAGCTCCTGTGTCACAGCAGAACAACTCAACTTACAGTCAGGCTGTTTTGGTTTAGCTCAATTAAACCTCTGTGCAATTAACAACAAATGTTCAGTAAGTCCAGAAAGTTTTGTAGCAATGCATTTGACCAAGTGATCGAACATTTCTGAGGCTGAACAAGCCTAACCTGAAGTGTCTCCTAAGTGCTGGCAATGCTTGTACCTTCTACTGTGGATATTACATTCATTACAATTGCAAAGTGCATTGTCAGAGTTTAATTCGGATGTTGTGATATTCAGAAACCCTCACTGTcataaagagaaggaaatgtgttACAGTGGGAGCCTCCCAGGACAATACAGAATTGTAAAGAAGTACGGAATAGGATTGATGCAGTCAGGCAATGCGAGATAattctgcaaaaagaaagagaggctGAAACTCAATTTCCCTGTGCTGCAATAGCCTGAAATCCATCTCTTCTGAATACTCATACAAAGACAACCATTGCATCGGATACATTCCAGAAGGTCTGGCTGGCTTGCACAGAAGAGGCAACCTTTGTGCATTTGGACAACTGAAATGTCTGAAGAAGCAATGTGAGAGCAAACCAAAAATCCTTCCAAAAATAGTTACCTTgccttctaaaaaaaaaaaaacaacaaaaaaaaaaaaaacagcaaataatgtCTATAATGAGACCTCTTTGTAAAACCATTTACCAGCCACTCAAGAGCCAGACACATATTATTGCCTCTACTAGAAAAACAAACCGAAcaataaagcaacaaaacccagcacCCCTACCCTGCAGCTCTATGTACTACAGTAGGAACACGTCTCCCACAGCTGAGAGAGACAACAAACCAGTATGAACAGTGAGAACTCACAACTTAGCTGCATAGATCTATTAAATAATCAGTTTAGACTTAACTGGAGGCAAAGCCAGCACTGTTTCTTGTaccacaacaaaacaccagCAGGCCTAAAAATCCTTTAAGTTCTGACTGACTGTGGCAGAACAGGGTGAATAGCGGGGTAGGTTGAGTAGTGTTTGAAGAAGCTCAAGACAAAGTATTTTGAAGTGTGTGTGACTACctgaaatagcaaaaaaaagaaacggAACGTCCTCCTCCAGCTTCCACCTACCATCAAACCACTGTTAATCATAGCAGCTCTTCAAATCCGGTGCTTTATGACAATATGATTATACAGAAGTAACACATCTGTCTTTCTTATCTGGACAGTTGGGATTTGTACATGAACTTTCAGTGCACGTTGTATTTATTAACACCCCTTTGATTGTTCAATAATCCAGCAACGTGTTTCTTAATTACAGCAGAATGCAGTCGCTAGGCTGCTTGCAAGAGCAATGTTGAAATTACATTCAGAGATAAAAACTACCATTTTCACGCGCAGTGATAActaactgttttctttcttctcacagAATTAAGTGCAAATGTCTAGCAAACAGTGACAATAGTAAAAGACAATTCTCATGCaaaacttcttttctgttcataaAATGTGCAGTATGTCCCAAGGCCACACGTTACGATGCCCTTCTTTACGCAAGAActactttgttttaatttctgcatcgttatgtttttgttgccttttaaaatattgatgACAAGCGAGTTCAATTAGTTCCAGCCCACCAAATATCTTTTGCTGCACCACAAAAATGACTATCATGGCTACAAAATACCATCGTGCAAAGCTGTACAGGTACAGCAGTGCAAACGTACCCATTGGGAACACTGTCCAATACAGGAGTGAGATGCATTTGACTGCGAGGACCCTGAGCTCAGATTTACACGGGGGAATGATGCTTTGCCTCGTCTCATCAAAGCACTTTCCACCTTCATAGAAGCATCGAagtctctcctctttctcttcccaacGCTTCTGGCACCAAAGCTGCAACTCCTCCTTAGCAGCGGGCactgtctctatggggtatctcTGGACGTGAAAGTGAATCTCCTTTGGGAAGTTTCCACTCAAAAGGTGCTTCTCCGTCTGAGGAATGTTTTGGGGGTACGCCACAGTTATGTCATGGATAGCATCAAGATTGTTACCTGGAAGAAAGATGTGGGGAAAAAGATCAATACAGACCATATGACAATTAGAACGTTAAGTCACTTCAAGGCACACCGAAAACTGCCAAGATTGCGGAAGGAATCCCTAAGAAGTGTTAGCAATATAgagattattttatattctgGAATCCAAAGGCTGAGAGATCAGAGATTTCCCATTCATTACGTCTTCTGAACCTAAGcaaaaacatttggaaacaaaatgaCACTCCCTTCCACAAACTAATGTAGAATTACAACACAGGGAGTAAGAGGATGAAGTCAAACCAGAAGGAGAGAAGATGCAAACCTGATCCTGGAGGAAGAACAGAGTCTGCACAACTAATCCACTGATACATGTTTCCAAAACAGTCATATGTGTGTTGCAAACTTATCCTGAACTCATCAAACATTACCTACTATGTACTCCTGTGAgcagagcaaaatattttgtctgaaCAGTGATCTGGAGcaaacagcacacacagccctaaTTTACCAAAGATCCATGAGGACATACATGAAGCACACACCAGGTAAATACCACTAGGCTCATTAAAGTCTAGGGTGCCTGACAAAGGCTGAGGAGCTCTCTGTAGCTTGGCCAGCTTTGCAGAGCACTCCATCTAACACAGTTCTTTACATTGGACCAGCTGGTAATCTAATGGGGTGAGCTGCATCTTGCTTTGTTCCAGAGCTGGTAAACACAAAGCGCAGTACAAACAGTGGAGAAGCTGAACTTTATGTAAACCACATACCATTATCTGGCCAGAGTTAAccatttaaaaagcaactgCAGATTAGAAATTCAAAGTAACACTGATGAAAAAACAGATCTTCATTACCATGCCTGATCAAGCCAACGCTCTCAAATGGACAGCACTATTGCCAAAGTTGGTTATACGACCATATCTTTATACTAACCATTTTTATGATGCTCTTCTAAATATCTTCCTTGCCCTCAGCCTTTGACTAGACattcttttcagatttcataATCTAAATTCTGCTAGTATAAAACTGATCTAAAAATAGGTGCTTGGTGCGCTGGACATTGCATAACTGTTAAGTTCTGCCAGCAGTGATTTATCCTGTGTTGCTGTTTCTATTTTGCTGGCTGTCTCAGGGCAAAATAGAATTGGAGACTAAATGTTGTCTGTAATTGCAGTATatggagactttttttttttctctcatagaTGATGATAATTCTTGCAAAAACAACCACAACCTTCTTCTCAGCTCTGTTCTCCCTGTCCTTTTGCTCTCCTTTTTCACAGCTCCAAAAATGACAGGAACAGACCAGAGACTTTCAATGGCCGTGTTCAAAATGATTTACCTAAAGTTCAACTCCAACTATCAcaagaggggaggaaaaaaaagaacctaTGCTGTCCTTACATTctcattgttttcattctgcagaGTTAGACCTAAGAACAGTATTTTGTCCTACACTTTACAGAagtgcttcagaaaaagaaagcttacTACTGTGCTCAAGAACGATTATACAATTTATCTGTAATTATTGTTAAGCAGCTATAAATACAAGGTGAATGATTAATACATGTTGCAATCTCTATGGCACAAAAGCACTGttagttttctatttaaatgctCTGTCCTCCAGTCAAAGTGATTGATATTTCAGGATATGTTGATACACAACGTTAGCTTACGCAACCACAATGCATACTTGGTTGCTTTGGGCACCGCAGCTATAGGTGGCATAGGAAGCATTTAGCAGGATCACAGCCAAGAGAAAAACCAACATCAGAGAATGATTCcttccttaaaaaagaaatggaaaagttaGGACATATTCTCTCACCACACCAGCTTTTCCatcagaatttttcttctgtgttacaGTGTCGGGTGTAGTGGTCCAATAGATGTGAGGTTGCCctcttttccaccttttttATGCAGAGACAGACATACATACAGCCTGGTCTCAGCTGACCCCAGACCCTATGCTGCTGGGATGGACTCAGCCGTGTTGGTCCTTCTAGTAGCCATCTTGTCACCATCTGATCTTTCCAACATCTAACTCATATCTACAGCAGTTTCAATAGCTGGATCCTGAACGTCCCACAAATCCTGTATAATCCCCAAACGATCCCCTCTGCATCCCACAATGATCCCTAAAGTCTTGCAAGGATTAAACCCCCTTGGTCTGTAAGGTGATGGGCAGGAGCCTCCCCCATTGACACGCTGTGATGGATGTTCACCCCAGCTCATGGCTGATGGCTGCCCCATGACAACCCTAGGAAGAGCTGGGACAGGGCTCTGTTTCTCTGTCTGCGTTTTGGGATTTCCCTACTTGCTATTACATCCCTGCACTCATTTGTGTGTGCACAGATCAGCTTTTTATCTCACAACCCAATATTATAAAACATTATAACCAAGAGCCTCTTATTAGGTTCAAAGTAAAGATATCACAGGTAAATTTAGAATTCATTTAATGATGTGTCTTAAAAAACCCAATACCAGCACAATACTTCATTTCTATGGGAAAAAGTAGCTTGAATAAAAAGCCAGGATTAAACTAATTTAAGcttctttcaaatacatttgaaaCTGCAGTTGGTGAAAATTGCCAGAAACGGTGCTCAGCCTAAGAACACAGTCCCAAATAAGAGGGCTGGTTGCACACCCTTATCCCTGCAATGTACGGATTGCTCcgcagctccagcactgctcatTCCTCAGCAATGATTCACATCAGTGACAAAGACATTTTCTTGCTCATACCTGGGACGGAGCAATGCTGAGCAAGCTCACTGTGAGATGTATATAAGCAGTAACTTGAGGGCCAAAATGAtgattcagagcagcagctcttaaaaactaaaatgaCCATCGTTGTGCCAAAATGAAGTAAATCCATGTAATGCACTACTCAGGCTTTCAACAGCCTGGGTGAACAGGTAGCTGAGTCTCCTCAACATTAATAGTGGTGGCTATTATCCATTTCCACTCCTAGTGAGGATCTAAGCAGCTGGACTTTGTCCCACTTTACTTACAGCTGACACTACCTTAAATCGCACAAAGATTATATGGTCACTTCACTTGCATTAATTCAGTAGAGAAGATGCTATTCTTAACTGGTATATCACAGAGCAGTGAGCGAGCTGATGAGTGGTGGAGTCAGAACAGGGAGAGGTATGCTAAGGTGCTTTCACAACAAAATAGTGACGATAAACTTAAGCCGCTCTGTGAAGAGTCTGGCCAATACACAAGGACCCTTGTCCCTCCACCACAGTGTAACTGCACctttctcctgcagagcagcacaccTATCCCATAATCACACAATTCTGAATGCTTCACACATCTTCAGACTTCCATAAATATCACCTGTAGCAATTTTAACCTCCCTTCAGTGTCACagaatagtttgagttggaagggatccttaaaggccatctggtccaactctcctgcaatgaacagggatacctcCAGGTCCATCAGGTGCTCcgagccccatccagcctgacttaGTGTCTCCAAGGATAGGGCATCTggcatctctctgggcaacctgtgtaAAAAACTTCATCCGgaagatatttatatatatttccttaGGAAAGTAGGCAGGAGGAGCTCAGCATCTGTAAACAAACATAATCAAAGCAGAGCTAGAAATGAGAAGAACAGATTGCCTGTGTTGCTCAGTACCTGATTGTTTTATGCTAGCTTTGAGACAAAGATACATTTTTggacattaaaacaaaagctacCTAAAACAGCTTACTCTGAAATATTACTGTGTGGGCTCCTGagatttcagtcatttttctttgagaaaaataGATTCCAGTGTATCGAAATGGAGCAGATTCAACAATTCACAGCTACTCGTGGGAAGCATCATCCTTGCTGAGATTTAAAACTTCAGGCAGCCCTCTCTAAAGCAGCAGTGTCAACCACGGCTCACCTAAATCACTTTTAACTCACGAACTATTGGAAATCTTTTTTGGCAatcaaataagcaaacaaaaaaagacagaaggatAATGATGACCTTGATTAACAGAGAACAGTGATCCTGCATACCAATTCTTACTCCAGTCATCCCTTTTTCTATTGGTGCTGTGATAAAGGAAGATACAGAGGCCTTCCCCCAGAGAAGATGGAGATCAGGCATCAGCACCTCTTGTCCCTGAAGCTGGAAGCCAAGGGAAGGGATCGTGCTGGGTTTTCTggtcagcagcaggaagaagcagtgctctgggtgctgtgcaTGGGAGCTGAGGTCTGCTGGGAACCATCCCAAAGTACCTTTCACTTGATAGTACAGAGATTAAGAGGTCTAAGGACATCCTCCAAAATGTCAGCATACATTACACAAGCTTAAGTGTTTTGTTCAATACATTCAAACCACAGTTTTGCAGTCCGATGCCACGTGTCAGAATTGTGCAAGAAAACATCACTAACTGAAGATGTCTAGGGAGGCAATGGGGAGGGAACTGTCTTTACCTCTTGACCACACagttctgttaaataaaatagGTCGTGCAGTGCTAGTCTGATCTACCAGCCTTGTACATTGCTCTAGAATCATCTAGATATATCTCTGGCActgagatatgatttagcagagagatGTTAGAGTTAGGGaactatggttaggctgtggttggacttgatgatctttgaggtcttttccaacctgagtaattctatgattctatgaacgAGAGGTGAGCAGGGGAAGTGAAGGACCCAGCTATCATGACAGGGAATGCACTGACCACAAAGCTCCATCTGCAAGGCTGCCAGATGGCGGCTGCCCTTCGGTCTTCTCTCCCAGGATCCGGAGGGTTATTTAGGAAttgcaaagcaaaagcttcttgagctattaataaaatacaaaatatgtggagaggagggaggaaagggataAAAGGGTTGGAATAATAAGTTATTTTCAGTCAGTAGGGATGACCAGCCATAACTGACTCACCACTTTTTACTCTATCATTCCTGAACTATATTTATCAAATCCAGATAACAAATATGCCATATTTATTCCCCTGCCTGCCCAGCTTCCCACACTTCATGTCTTCTCCGCATACACAAcatgaaattcagtttccaaAGGCATTTTTACATgttagaaaggagaaaggataGTGTTTCTAGGCTTATTGTACACTATTACTTAGTTGTAGAGTAAATGATGTTTCATGTAAGAGACAGACACTGATGCCCTGGTACGCAACTCATCAGCTCCACTGAGCTTTAACACGAATTTCCTGGCAAACGGACACGAAAATCACAATTATGTTTGAAATAGAGATAA
Encoded proteins:
- the LCLAT1 gene encoding lysocardiolipin acyltransferase 1 isoform X2, coding for MAHASSGWAMQVAAFIFIQRKWEDDRSHFEKMLHYFCDIHEPLQLLIFPEGTDLTANTKARSNDFAEKNGLRKYEYVLHPRTTGFTFVVECLRKGNNLDAIHDITVAYPQNIPQTEKHLLSGNFPKEIHFHVQRYPIETVPAAKEELQLWCQKRWEEKEERLRCFYEGGKCFDETRQSIIPPCKSELRVLAVKCISLLYWTVFPMGTFALLYLYSFARWYFVAMIVIFVVQQKIFGGLELIELACHQYFKRQQKHNDAEIKTK